The region TGTAAGGGCTGTAGCACACTGTTGCAAAGTTGTTGAAAATTATTTTTGATGACAATGTCATACAAAATTGTACTTTTGGAGCTGCAATTAAAAAAACGCACCATGATAAAAAGAATCCCCAAAATATTCAAGAATAAATACTTCCTGGTTCTCATAGCCTTTTTGGTCTGGATGATTTTTTTCGATACCAACAGCTGGATTCAGCAAATTAAGCTGAACAGGGAATTGCGCGAGGTGAAAGCCCAGCAGGAATTTTATCTCAACGAATATCGCACCGACAGCATTTGGCTGCACCAGCTCGAAACCGACTATAAAAGTATGGAGAAACTTGCCCGCGAAAAGTATCTAATGGTCGGCGATGGTGAGAAATTTTTTATCGTGGTAGAGGAAGATTCTGAATAATTATTCTCAAATTCCAAATTTCAATTTTCACACTATCTTCTGTAAAAACGCCCGATCCCCGAATAGTCAGGGCAGGCTGTGCGTTTCGACGATAATTATTTCACCACCTCAAAAAGCAACCAGATGTCGTTGCTTTCCATTATTTCTGCTTTTACTGGCTTTAGTTTTATCACTCTCTTCCCCAGCTTCAGTTCACGGAATAGTTTCGGATTTTTTTGGTCGGTGAGTGTGGGCGACACCATCAGGCTAACCTGATCCACCAGCGCATTGTCGAGGAGCACAGCGCTAAGCTTGCCACCGTTATCTGTTACCATCGTCTCATATTCATATTTCTCCCGCAACTTGCCAAATGCATTCCTAAAATCCACTTTCACTTCACCTGCAATGAAATGCGGATAGTTCCGCTCCCGGAGATATTGCCGATATTCGGCAGGTGTTTCGGCACTCATCAGAATTATCACTTCGCGACAATGTGCATATTGTCTGAGGTGATGCAGCTGTCCAATCAGTTTGGCTTCGCTGTCGGGAATTACCCAATATGGCCTTCTATCACCGGGCAGGGGTGGCAGTGGTTGAAAGTCGGCAGGCGTCTCAGGCTGGTTTCTTTTTCCAAAATGTTTGATTCCGAGAAGCGCCGTTTCCGATCCCACCAAATACATCTGTGCGTCAAAACTGTTGACGATGGTGTGATATTCCGCCGGATTGATTTGAAATCCCGTAATTGCACCATCGACGCTTACCTGATTGTGTATGATTACTTTTGGCATTTGTATCTCTTAGGTTTATGATTTTAAAAATGATTAAAAAAAATCGAACATCGCCATTCTTCTGGTTCTTTTAATAATGCCACCCCTTCGGGGTTTTGGTTTTCGCTTGATACCTTTTGCTATAATCATCTCACCCCTTCGGGGTTTCGATTGCGAAAGCTTAGGCTCCATTTCCGCCACTAAAGCAATTTAATCGCTAATTTTTCATCTCTGCCTTCTGCCAACTGAGGACTGCTTCCTACCTACTGCCAACTGACGACTGCCGCCTGAAGACTGCCATCTGCCGACTGCTTTACCCTCTTGTAAAAACCCATTTGTTGCCCTTACTTAGCTGGTCGTTATAATAATATCCATCGGTGTCGAAAAGCTTGATCTGTTCGGCTTCGGTAATTTCGTTTTCGATGATAAAACGCGTCATCGCGCCGCGCGCCTTTTTGCCGTAGACGGTGATGAATTTGTATTCGCCTTTCGACATATCTTTAAACTGTGGCTGAATAATCTCTGCTTTAAGTGCGGTGGTATCGATGGCTTTGAAGTATTCGTCGGATGCCAGGTTGATCAGCAGCGGGTTGTCGTGGCTCTGCAATAATTTATCAATGTGTGCCGTAACATTCTTTTGCCAGAACTCATACAAATTTTTCTTTCTATTTACCTTCACAGCTATGCCCATCTCAAGGCGGTAAGGCTGCATCAGGTCGAGCGGCCGCAAAATTCCATACAATCCCGACAGGATGCGCAGATGCTCCTGCGCAAAGTCGAGCTGCTGCTGCGTCATGGTTTCGGCTTCCAGCCCATGATACACTTCGCCTTTGAAA is a window of Bacteroidales bacterium DNA encoding:
- a CDS encoding septum formation initiator family protein — its product is MIKRIPKIFKNKYFLVLIAFLVWMIFFDTNSWIQQIKLNRELREVKAQQEFYLNEYRTDSIWLHQLETDYKSMEKLAREKYLMVGDGEKFFIVVEEDSE
- a CDS encoding dihydrofolate reductase family protein, with protein sequence MPKVIIHNQVSVDGAITGFQINPAEYHTIVNSFDAQMYLVGSETALLGIKHFGKRNQPETPADFQPLPPLPGDRRPYWVIPDSEAKLIGQLHHLRQYAHCREVIILMSAETPAEYRQYLRERNYPHFIAGEVKVDFRNAFGKLREKYEYETMVTDNGGKLSAVLLDNALVDQVSLMVSPTLTDQKNPKLFRELKLGKRVIKLKPVKAEIMESNDIWLLFEVVK
- the yaaA gene encoding peroxide stress protein YaaA, with protein sequence MLIVLSPSKNLNFDFDPPKKFSQPEFASEAADVATVLQKYSPADLQKLMKISPQLAQLNAQRYNEWHLPFTTENSRQALLAFKGEVYHGLEAETMTQQQLDFAQEHLRILSGLYGILRPLDLMQPYRLEMGIAVKVNRKKNLYEFWQKNVTAHIDKLLQSHDNPLLINLASDEYFKAIDTTALKAEIIQPQFKDMSKGEYKFITVYGKKARGAMTRFIIENEITEAEQIKLFDTDGYYYNDQLSKGNKWVFTRG